The Ktedonobacteraceae bacterium genome has a window encoding:
- the pdhA gene encoding pyruvate dehydrogenase (acetyl-transferring) E1 component subunit alpha: protein MDITRKQQAAAQAPIPEGEDRETLLRYYHDMLLIRRFEEKAGEMYTRAKIGGYCHLNLGEEATIIGFCEGLEPDDYVYTNYREHGYAIGRGISPGAVMAELFGKETGASRGRGGSMHLFDINRHFMGGYAIVGGQVPLATGAAFALAYRNAREIVACQMGEGTTNGGAFFESLNLAKIYHLPIVYFVVNNQYGMGLRVEQGSAVAEIYRKACAFDMESWRVDGTDVLAVRDIMRQAAKLARERHEPSLVEAVSFRFRGHSVVDPDRYRDQEQVKTERAANDPITAFAARLQAASLVDEQGLQQIEQQVDSEVDQAVQFADQSPDPPLDTLFNYIYAPSETESATAEGGSNNG, encoded by the coding sequence TTGGACATTACGAGGAAACAACAGGCAGCTGCTCAAGCCCCCATTCCAGAGGGAGAAGACCGCGAGACGCTGCTTCGCTATTATCATGACATGCTGCTCATTCGCCGTTTTGAGGAAAAGGCCGGCGAAATGTATACAAGGGCCAAAATTGGCGGCTATTGTCACCTGAATCTGGGCGAGGAAGCTACTATTATCGGGTTCTGTGAGGGGCTGGAACCAGATGACTACGTCTATACGAACTACCGCGAGCATGGCTATGCCATTGGGCGCGGTATCTCACCGGGAGCGGTCATGGCCGAGTTATTCGGCAAGGAGACAGGAGCTTCCCGCGGAAGAGGCGGCTCTATGCACCTGTTCGATATCAATCGCCACTTTATGGGAGGTTACGCCATTGTGGGTGGGCAAGTTCCGCTGGCAACCGGAGCGGCTTTTGCGCTTGCTTATCGCAATGCGCGTGAAATTGTTGCCTGCCAGATGGGTGAAGGCACGACTAATGGAGGGGCTTTCTTCGAATCGCTCAACCTGGCCAAGATTTATCACCTGCCCATCGTCTACTTTGTCGTCAATAACCAGTACGGCATGGGACTGCGCGTAGAGCAGGGATCGGCGGTCGCCGAAATTTATCGCAAGGCCTGCGCTTTTGATATGGAAAGCTGGCGCGTTGATGGCACCGACGTGCTGGCTGTGCGGGATATCATGCGCCAGGCGGCAAAACTGGCACGCGAGCGGCATGAACCGAGCCTGGTTGAGGCTGTCAGCTTCCGTTTTCGCGGTCACTCCGTGGTTGATCCTGACCGCTATCGCGATCAGGAGCAGGTCAAAACAGAACGGGCCGCCAATGACCCCATTACAGCCTTTGCAGCACGCCTGCAAGCAGCATCGCTGGTCGATGAGCAGGGGCTGCAGCAGATCGAGCAGCAGGTAGATTCTGAAGTAGACCAGGCGGTTCAGTTCGCCGATCAGAGTCCCGATCCACCGTTGGATACGCTCTTCAACTACATTTATGCTCCATCTGAAACGGAGTCTGCCACCGCGGAGGGAGGAAGTAACAATGGCTGA
- a CDS encoding alpha-ketoacid dehydrogenase subunit beta: protein MAEMTYRQALHDTLREELLRDENVFLLGEEIGTFEGSYKITAGLLNEFGPRRVVDTPICENGFVGMATGAAMLGLRPIVEIMTINFIILAMDQIVNHAAKIYYMFGGQCPVSMVIRTPGGGGQQLAATHSQNLEVWFAHVPGLKVVAPSTPADARGMLRTAVRDNNPVIFLENLALYNVKGDVPDGDYMIPFGKAKVTKEGRDLTVISYSRMAAVALDVARRIEQENGLSIEVVDVRSLRPLDIDTIVNSVKKTNRAIVFEEDWLSFGVGAEIVSRIQEGAFDYLDAPIKRVASVEVPLPYSKPLELAALTGAKQLEEAIQELAPRRRR from the coding sequence ATGGCTGAGATGACCTATCGACAGGCACTGCATGATACGCTGCGCGAAGAACTGCTGCGAGACGAAAATGTGTTCCTGCTGGGTGAGGAAATCGGCACCTTCGAAGGCTCCTACAAGATCACGGCAGGCCTTCTCAATGAATTCGGCCCCAGGCGGGTGGTAGACACGCCTATCTGTGAAAATGGGTTCGTGGGCATGGCAACCGGCGCCGCAATGCTCGGGCTGCGCCCTATTGTAGAGATCATGACCATCAATTTCATTATCCTGGCTATGGACCAGATTGTCAATCATGCCGCCAAAATTTATTACATGTTTGGCGGCCAGTGCCCGGTGTCCATGGTTATTCGCACCCCAGGCGGCGGTGGGCAACAACTGGCGGCTACCCATTCCCAGAATCTAGAGGTCTGGTTCGCTCATGTCCCCGGTCTGAAGGTTGTAGCGCCATCCACACCAGCCGATGCCCGCGGCATGCTGCGTACTGCCGTGCGTGATAACAATCCGGTGATCTTTCTGGAAAACCTGGCACTTTATAATGTCAAGGGCGATGTTCCTGATGGCGACTATATGATTCCTTTCGGTAAAGCTAAAGTGACGAAGGAAGGCAGGGATTTGACCGTGATCAGCTATTCGCGTATGGCGGCGGTAGCTCTGGATGTCGCTCGTCGTATAGAACAGGAAAATGGGCTGAGTATTGAGGTTGTCGATGTACGTTCGCTACGACCCCTGGACATTGATACCATCGTCAATTCCGTCAAGAAAACGAATCGCGCCATTGTCTTCGAGGAGGACTGGCTCTCGTTCGGCGTGGGGGCGGAAATCGTGTCCCGCATACAGGAGGGGGCTTTCGACTATCTGGACGCGCCCATCAAGCGAGTAGCCAGTGTGGAGGTTCCATTGCCCTACTCCAAACCTTTAGAGCTGGCAGCGTTGACGGGGGCCAAACAGCTAGAGGAGGCTATTCAAGAACTCGCGCCCCGCCGCAGGAGGTAG
- a CDS encoding pyruvate dehydrogenase complex dihydrolipoamide acetyltransferase, translating into MPEITMPRLSDTMQEGTIARWLKKPGDKVNKGDILGEIETDKATMDLEAYDAGVLEQILVQEGETASIGQPIAIIGTGTAAAAQPQQEQPARAAAASDEQTAQPAPPVSSAPPAAPAASAQREAAPAGNGAVKASPLARRMAEEYGLDLSQIHGTGPGGRIVRDDILDFREEHQPAVAQAPQQAPAAAPAPAPATQPAPTTAPAIPPDAEVVKLTRVQQLIAKRLTESKQTIPHYYISSEVDMTDLLAMRQTLNASAGEEGEKITVNDLIMKAAALALEKFPEVNSTLKDDSFIRYKHINIGMAVDAPTGLVVPVIRDTNIKGVRSIARESKALIAKARNNKLAPADLEGGTFSVSNLGMMDTSTFIAVINPPQAAILAVAAARKQFVPIDGQPVIRDMMTMTLSADHRIISGATVARFLQEVKRLLQNPYSLLG; encoded by the coding sequence ATGCCCGAAATAACTATGCCGCGACTCAGCGATACAATGCAGGAGGGTACGATTGCGCGCTGGCTCAAGAAGCCAGGCGACAAGGTCAACAAAGGCGATATCCTGGGAGAGATCGAGACCGATAAAGCGACTATGGACCTGGAGGCCTACGACGCCGGCGTGCTAGAACAAATTTTGGTGCAGGAGGGCGAAACGGCCTCGATAGGCCAGCCCATAGCCATTATCGGCACAGGAACCGCTGCTGCTGCTCAACCCCAACAAGAGCAGCCTGCCAGGGCTGCTGCCGCTTCGGACGAACAAACAGCACAACCTGCTCCTCCGGTATCGTCCGCTCCTCCTGCTGCACCGGCCGCCAGCGCTCAACGCGAGGCCGCCCCTGCCGGAAACGGAGCAGTCAAGGCGTCGCCACTGGCTCGTCGCATGGCTGAAGAATATGGCCTCGATTTGAGTCAAATTCATGGTACCGGACCCGGTGGGCGCATCGTGCGCGATGATATTCTGGATTTCCGGGAGGAGCATCAACCGGCAGTCGCCCAGGCACCACAGCAGGCCCCGGCAGCTGCCCCTGCTCCCGCTCCTGCCACACAGCCCGCTCCCACGACGGCACCTGCTATTCCACCTGATGCCGAGGTCGTCAAACTCACGCGCGTGCAGCAGCTTATCGCAAAACGGTTGACCGAATCGAAGCAGACGATCCCGCACTACTATATCAGTAGCGAGGTCGATATGACCGATCTGCTGGCGATGCGCCAGACCCTCAATGCGTCTGCTGGCGAAGAAGGGGAGAAGATTACCGTCAATGACCTGATTATGAAGGCGGCGGCCCTGGCCCTGGAGAAATTTCCTGAAGTGAATAGCACGCTTAAAGACGATTCCTTTATCCGCTACAAGCATATCAACATCGGTATGGCCGTCGACGCGCCGACCGGGCTGGTGGTGCCTGTTATCCGCGATACCAACATCAAAGGAGTGCGCTCCATCGCCCGCGAATCCAAAGCGTTGATCGCGAAGGCCCGCAATAATAAGCTGGCTCCTGCCGACCTGGAGGGCGGAACCTTTTCGGTCTCGAACCTGGGTATGATGGATACCTCTACCTTTATTGCGGTCATCAATCCTCCCCAGGCGGCAATTCTGGCGGTGGCAGCGGCTCGGAAGCAGTTTGTTCCCATCGATGGACAGCCTGTCATCCGCGATATGATGACCATGACCCTGTCCGCCGATCACCGTATTATCTCTGGGGCCACGGTCGCTCGTTTCCTGCAAGAGGTCAAGCGGCTACTCCAGAATCCATATAGCCTGTTGGGTTAA
- a CDS encoding glycoside hydrolase family 65 protein translates to MIEHPAFTVEPWSVHETQLDLDKLAPTESVFALSNGHIGLRGNFDEGEPHGIPGTYLNSVYELRPLPYAERGYGYPESDQTVIDVTNGKLIRLLVDDEPFDVRYGTLEEHERELDFRAGVLRRNVRWTSPAGRTIRVSSTRMVSFTQRAIAAISYEVEPVDNPARMVVQSELVANEEQPDAGMDPRAAATIQSPLVSEEDWAHDAAGLLIHHTKLSGLRIGAAMDHIIEGPEGMEVTSESSPDVARVTITVTLKPGERLRITKFIAYGWSSVRSRPAIHDQVRAALSAARSTGWEGLLKEQRDYLDDFWSHADVELEGDPEIQQAVRFSLFHVLQAGARGERRPIPAKGLTGPGYDGHTFWDTETFVLPVLTLTQPAAAADALRWRYSILDKAKERAHQLGFKGAAFPWRTIAGEECSGYWPASTAAFHINADIAYAVVHYLGATGDSKFEEEVGVELLVETARLWRSLGFEDASGHFSIDGVTGPDEYSALADNNVYTNLMAQLNLRAAADAAERHPKIAEKLGVEAGEISRWRSAAEKMLIPYDQRLQVTPQDEHFTEYEVWNFADTRPDQYPLFLHFPYFDLYRKQVIKQADLVLAMQLFSSAFSAEMKARNFAYYEPLTVRDSSLSAAPQAVMAAEVGQLELAYDYLGEAALMDLDDLEHNTKDGLHIASLAGSWTVLVAGFGGLRWQDGAISFAPRIPRNITRLVFNILFRGSRLRVEVKDSEATYHLLEGSPLKTWHHGEEIRLEADKPVTRPIPPIHAGPRPAEPPGRAPTPRGEHRS, encoded by the coding sequence ATGATTGAGCATCCTGCCTTTACTGTCGAACCCTGGAGCGTACACGAAACGCAACTGGACCTGGATAAACTGGCGCCGACCGAATCTGTTTTTGCGCTCTCTAATGGGCATATTGGATTGCGCGGTAACTTTGACGAGGGCGAGCCGCACGGTATTCCCGGCACGTATTTGAATTCTGTTTACGAATTACGCCCTCTGCCCTATGCCGAAAGGGGATACGGCTACCCTGAGTCCGATCAGACGGTCATCGATGTGACGAACGGCAAGCTGATCCGCCTGCTGGTGGACGATGAACCTTTCGATGTACGATATGGCACGCTCGAAGAACATGAACGCGAGCTTGATTTTCGCGCCGGAGTCTTGCGCCGCAACGTTCGCTGGACCTCACCGGCCGGACGCACCATCAGGGTATCGTCCACGCGTATGGTTTCATTTACACAGCGTGCTATCGCGGCAATCAGCTACGAGGTCGAGCCGGTAGATAATCCGGCGCGTATGGTTGTCCAGTCGGAATTGGTAGCGAACGAAGAACAACCTGACGCCGGTATGGATCCGCGTGCCGCCGCGACTATTCAATCGCCATTGGTGAGCGAAGAAGACTGGGCACATGACGCAGCCGGACTGCTCATTCATCACACGAAGTTGAGCGGTTTGCGCATAGGGGCCGCGATGGACCATATCATCGAGGGACCCGAGGGAATGGAAGTCACGTCCGAAAGCTCTCCTGATGTCGCTCGTGTCACCATCACCGTGACACTAAAGCCGGGCGAACGTTTACGGATTACCAAGTTCATTGCCTATGGCTGGTCAAGCGTGCGCTCGCGGCCCGCGATCCACGACCAGGTTCGTGCGGCACTGTCAGCCGCGCGCTCAACCGGTTGGGAAGGATTGCTCAAAGAACAGCGCGACTACCTGGACGATTTCTGGTCGCATGCTGATGTCGAACTTGAAGGAGATCCAGAGATACAGCAGGCAGTGCGTTTCTCGCTCTTCCACGTCTTACAAGCAGGAGCACGCGGAGAACGACGCCCAATCCCGGCAAAAGGATTGACGGGGCCTGGCTACGACGGTCACACCTTCTGGGATACCGAGACATTCGTCCTGCCAGTTTTGACACTGACCCAGCCTGCCGCAGCTGCCGATGCCCTACGCTGGCGCTACTCGATTCTGGACAAGGCGAAGGAGCGTGCCCACCAGCTCGGATTTAAAGGGGCGGCTTTTCCCTGGCGCACGATTGCGGGCGAGGAATGTTCAGGCTACTGGCCCGCGAGTACCGCCGCTTTCCACATCAACGCGGATATCGCATATGCTGTGGTTCACTACCTTGGCGCCACTGGTGACAGTAAGTTTGAAGAAGAGGTCGGCGTAGAACTGCTCGTAGAGACGGCCCGTTTGTGGCGTTCGCTTGGCTTTGAAGATGCGAGTGGGCATTTCAGCATCGATGGCGTGACCGGTCCCGACGAGTACAGCGCCCTGGCCGATAACAACGTTTACACCAACCTGATGGCGCAGCTTAACCTGCGCGCTGCAGCAGATGCAGCTGAGCGCCATCCCAAAATAGCAGAGAAACTTGGAGTAGAGGCCGGAGAAATTTCACGCTGGCGCAGTGCCGCCGAAAAGATGCTGATCCCTTATGATCAGCGCCTGCAGGTGACACCGCAAGACGAGCATTTTACCGAATATGAGGTATGGAATTTCGCCGATACCAGGCCTGACCAGTACCCACTGTTCCTGCATTTCCCCTATTTTGATCTCTATCGCAAACAGGTCATCAAACAGGCAGACCTGGTTCTGGCGATGCAACTCTTCAGCAGCGCGTTTTCTGCGGAGATGAAGGCCCGTAACTTCGCCTATTACGAGCCTTTGACCGTACGCGATTCATCGCTATCAGCAGCCCCGCAGGCAGTCATGGCCGCTGAGGTGGGACAACTCGAACTTGCCTATGATTACCTGGGAGAGGCAGCATTGATGGACCTTGACGACCTGGAACATAATACAAAAGATGGGCTTCATATTGCTTCGTTAGCAGGAAGCTGGACGGTGCTGGTAGCCGGATTTGGAGGCCTGCGCTGGCAGGACGGAGCAATATCCTTCGCGCCCCGGATACCGCGGAATATTACTCGACTGGTTTTCAATATCCTGTTTCGCGGCAGCCGCCTGCGTGTCGAAGTAAAGGACTCGGAAGCAACGTATCATCTTCTCGAAGGTTCACCGCTCAAGACATGGCACCATGGCGAGGAAATACGCCTGGAAGCAGATAAGCCGGTAACGCGGCCCATTCCACCTATCCACGCTGGACCACGACCGGCTGAACCACCAGGACGCGCACCAACCCCACGCGGGGAACATCGCTCCTGA